The following are from one region of the Halarsenatibacter silvermanii genome:
- a CDS encoding ZIP family metal transporter, whose translation MDYLLYITVIGFMAGMFGTLGGGISVVAIRTIKSTFLSIILGVSAGVMTVIVFMDLIPESQSAGSIWLGMLGILLGVILIYVLDITFPHQHVVTTEGEEDRYLKAGLLLAVGIALHNLPEGLAIGAGYTADRALGFRLAFLIALHNFPEGMAVATTLGIAGLKSIKILAVTILAGIPMGIGAFLGAYIGRISDQALSLSLGFAAGAMLYIIFEELIPDSHEKASGHIPIFGMITGVVFGLILIGLLR comes from the coding sequence ATGGATTACCTGCTGTATATAACAGTTATTGGATTTATGGCCGGAATGTTTGGAACTTTGGGCGGCGGTATTTCTGTGGTGGCGATCAGGACTATTAAATCCACTTTTCTGAGCATAATTCTGGGAGTTTCAGCTGGAGTTATGACCGTTATCGTATTCATGGATTTGATTCCAGAATCTCAATCCGCTGGCTCTATCTGGCTGGGCATGCTTGGCATTTTACTGGGGGTTATTTTGATTTATGTGCTCGACATAACTTTTCCTCACCAGCATGTCGTAACCACAGAAGGGGAAGAGGATAGATATTTGAAGGCAGGACTGCTTCTGGCAGTAGGGATAGCACTGCATAATCTGCCTGAGGGGCTGGCCATAGGTGCAGGTTATACGGCTGATCGGGCTTTAGGTTTTCGACTCGCATTTTTGATAGCCCTGCATAATTTTCCCGAGGGTATGGCTGTAGCCACCACTCTGGGAATAGCCGGTTTAAAAAGTATCAAGATACTGGCTGTCACTATCCTGGCCGGCATCCCCATGGGTATAGGAGCTTTTTTGGGGGCATACATAGGGAGGATATCTGATCAGGCTCTTTCATTGTCGCTGGGGTTTGCCGCCGGTGCGATGCTTTATATAATTTTTGAGGAACTTATACCGGATTCGCACGAAAAAGCCTCCGGACATATACCCATATTTGGCATGATCACCGGGGTCGTATTTGGTCTTATTTTGATAGGTCTGCTTCGTTGA
- a CDS encoding tetratricopeptide repeat protein has translation MKFLKTFSIYSAAVFLALVLISTAAAAQQDTANQAREAYYQEDYEEAENLWLEIDDTPGYVWEANFFLGMTYLRMGAYENAVEHMEAAVGERQEDYTTLVNYARALYNDGRIEKARRVLMDVPSNLRDYDEQFYNVRGLLAMAEEDLERAIRNFELAIDINAKNPYLQNNIGLALIRGEDYERAIEHLEEAAAQDPNEAYIYNNLGFSYLMQNEVGNAIENFERALEIDPDHQGARTNLENVQ, from the coding sequence TTGAAATTCTTAAAAACTTTTAGTATTTATTCTGCTGCAGTGTTTCTGGCTCTGGTTCTTATTTCCACAGCAGCGGCTGCTCAACAGGATACGGCCAATCAGGCCAGAGAAGCCTACTATCAGGAAGATTATGAGGAAGCCGAGAACTTATGGCTTGAGATTGATGACACCCCGGGATATGTCTGGGAGGCTAACTTTTTCCTGGGTATGACTTATCTTCGTATGGGGGCATATGAAAATGCAGTAGAACATATGGAAGCTGCCGTCGGCGAAAGGCAGGAAGATTACACAACACTCGTTAATTATGCCAGGGCGCTTTATAATGACGGCCGTATTGAAAAAGCGCGAAGAGTCTTGATGGATGTTCCCTCCAATCTGCGGGATTATGATGAACAATTTTATAATGTCAGAGGTCTTCTGGCCATGGCGGAGGAGGACCTGGAGAGAGCTATAAGAAATTTTGAACTGGCAATAGATATCAATGCAAAAAATCCCTATCTGCAGAATAACATAGGGCTGGCTTTGATTCGTGGCGAGGATTATGAGCGGGCGATCGAACATCTGGAAGAGGCTGCTGCTCAGGATCCCAATGAAGCCTATATTTATAATAATCTGGGGTTCAGTTATTTAATGCAAAATGAGGTGGGAAATGCCATCGAAAATTTTGAAAGAGCTCTGGAAATTGATCCTGATCATCAGGGAGCCAGAACAAACCTGGAAAACGTACAATAA
- a CDS encoding 4Fe-4S binding protein produces the protein MASTDSGPHKSAVERIEQPDMIYQPQRTARAYTSVRKYGWLLTVLIALGGQFFSFLGLFVPFIMALMIGLSLSKGLYFCGNFCPHGSYYDVPLFKFSRLKSIPYFFKNKILVTAIFLFFLVNVNLQLNSAIQSGEAAFVNRIGSVFARVYLVVFMVATVLGLLINSRTWCYFCPMRTLQIMGYRIGKKLGLTEGRDELITIKNKEKCVECGKCSRVCPIQLKPYPVLKYKVQGDQLKDEHCMRCLVCVKNCPVEVLELAKERGK, from the coding sequence ATGGCCAGCACCGATTCAGGACCTCATAAGTCTGCAGTCGAAAGAATTGAACAGCCCGACATGATTTATCAGCCGCAAAGAACTGCCAGAGCCTATACCTCTGTAAGAAAATACGGCTGGCTTTTGACAGTTTTAATAGCTCTGGGAGGACAATTTTTTTCTTTTCTGGGGCTGTTTGTACCTTTTATCATGGCATTAATGATCGGTCTTAGTTTATCGAAAGGGCTTTATTTTTGCGGTAATTTTTGTCCTCACGGCAGCTATTACGATGTCCCTCTTTTCAAGTTCAGCCGCTTAAAAAGCATCCCTTATTTTTTTAAGAATAAAATACTGGTCACTGCTATTTTCCTCTTTTTCCTGGTAAATGTAAACCTGCAGCTGAACTCCGCTATTCAGAGCGGAGAAGCAGCTTTTGTGAACAGGATCGGTTCGGTGTTTGCCAGAGTTTATCTAGTTGTTTTTATGGTTGCCACGGTTCTGGGATTATTAATAAATTCGCGTACCTGGTGCTATTTTTGTCCCATGCGAACTCTGCAAATTATGGGTTATAGAATCGGAAAAAAGCTGGGGCTTACCGAAGGCAGAGATGAACTGATTACTATAAAGAATAAAGAGAAATGTGTTGAATGCGGCAAATGCAGCAGAGTTTGTCCAATCCAGTTAAAACCCTATCCTGTTTTAAAATATAAAGTTCAGGGTGATCAGCTGAAGGATGAGCACTGCATGCGCTGTCTTGTCTGTGTAAAAAACTGTCCTGTAGAAGTTCTGGAGCTCGCTAAAGAGAGAGGAAAATAA